A region of Helicobacter sp. 12S02232-10 DNA encodes the following proteins:
- a CDS encoding PD-(D/E)XK nuclease family protein gives MQNDVLNFFTQKTPLYVFATRRKINAFYLARGDGFLPYAMSASEFFKSVVFVQGLKEIPKNIRKVFLLCIISEMLHSGQDFERKLVFEKSFLGYLESSSFLFNFFDELRKFLVDFKEIPLKDTYGDYEEHLEILFEIYRKYQEKLTAFGFFDIPFEQDYEILEDFFDKFSCIEFYLDGFLSTQERNILHKIAKLLPVFVHIECDMYNKEHFDFLKVSLEEGFDYKIDWKTSEILSQVPLNTVLNVEIFGFSSRINQCALVFERVNEWLEEGIDPQKIAIITPDEAFSKYLKLLDKYHNLNFAMGKEIQNLAYVQNLKEKLKFCKENHFSSDLHPLEWLRQESEILLKNASEREILERFRSEILMSYEKITQSLDKFLPEEILELYLLDLSDFRIDDVNGGKVRVMGVLESRGLSFERVVIVDFNDDFVPSLKDSDMFLNTKIRKSLQIPTLKDRQDLQKHYYLQILNNTQKVDIAFVDTENLSYSKMIDELDLAGKICNGDEKYRIFPFNQEKIHKQEKFVDCLPQDFKFSATKINTFLSCKRKFYYAYLKKLQSPENTNANIGEIIHNLLKQSYTKFEGKIPQIELIKQEVTDQIECMAGISAMDRIKLQLAIKELDAFWKNEIERVETGIAVLGCEKDFETKIGKFVFSGRIDRIDTFSNKIFLIDYKFKSELKVDTEEDLEESCDFQLPVYLYGAKALGYDGEIEGYFYDLKKGEFRKEEVLEQKAKILERKLKIFDDEIDFEMTQEKKNCKYCCFVDICGIDI, from the coding sequence ATGCAAAATGATGTTTTAAATTTTTTTACCCAAAAGACACCTTTATATGTGTTTGCAACTAGGCGAAAAATCAATGCGTTTTATTTGGCTCGCGGGGATGGATTTTTGCCTTATGCAATGAGTGCAAGTGAATTTTTTAAAAGTGTTGTTTTTGTGCAAGGGTTAAAAGAAATTCCAAAAAATATTCGCAAAGTTTTTTTACTATGCATTATTTCTGAAATGCTCCATTCTGGACAGGATTTTGAGCGTAAGCTTGTATTTGAAAAAAGTTTTTTAGGATATTTGGAAAGTAGTTCGTTTTTATTTAATTTTTTTGATGAGTTGCGTAAGTTTTTGGTAGATTTTAAAGAGATTCCCTTGAAAGATACTTATGGGGATTATGAAGAACATTTGGAAATTCTTTTTGAGATTTATCGAAAATATCAAGAAAAACTTACTGCATTTGGATTTTTTGATATTCCGTTTGAACAGGATTATGAGATTTTAGAAGATTTTTTTGATAAATTTTCTTGCATAGAGTTTTATTTGGACGGATTTTTGAGTACTCAAGAGCGAAATATTTTGCATAAAATCGCTAAATTACTGCCTGTATTTGTGCATATTGAATGCGATATGTATAATAAAGAACATTTTGATTTTTTGAAAGTTTCTTTGGAAGAAGGTTTTGATTATAAAATCGATTGGAAAACCTCTGAAATCCTCTCGCAAGTCCCTTTGAATACTGTTTTGAATGTTGAGATTTTTGGTTTTAGTTCTAGAATTAATCAGTGTGCTTTGGTTTTTGAACGCGTTAATGAATGGTTAGAAGAGGGAATTGATCCTCAAAAAATCGCAATTATCACGCCTGATGAAGCTTTTTCAAAATACCTCAAGCTTTTAGACAAATACCATAATCTTAACTTTGCAATGGGGAAAGAGATTCAAAACCTTGCTTATGTTCAAAACCTTAAGGAGAAGCTTAAGTTTTGCAAAGAAAATCATTTTAGCAGTGATTTGCACCCTTTGGAATGGCTACGTCAAGAAAGTGAAATATTGCTTAAAAATGCTTCCGAACGAGAGATTTTAGAAAGATTTCGTTCTGAAATTTTGATGTCTTATGAAAAAATTACTCAAAGTCTTGATAAATTTTTACCTGAAGAGATTTTGGAATTGTATCTTTTGGACTTGAGTGATTTTAGAATTGATGATGTAAATGGAGGAAAGGTTAGAGTAATGGGGGTTTTGGAGTCAAGGGGACTAAGCTTTGAGAGGGTAGTTATTGTGGATTTTAATGATGATTTCGTTCCTAGTCTCAAAGATAGTGATATGTTTTTAAACACCAAAATCAGAAAATCTCTTCAAATCCCTACATTAAAGGATAGGCAGGATTTGCAAAAGCATTATTATCTGCAGATTTTAAACAATACACAAAAGGTAGATATTGCTTTTGTAGATACAGAGAACCTCTCTTATTCCAAAATGATTGATGAGTTAGATTTAGCGGGGAAGATTTGCAATGGCGATGAAAAATACAGGATTTTTCCATTTAATCAAGAAAAAATCCATAAACAAGAGAAATTTGTAGATTGTCTCCCGCAAGACTTTAAATTTTCTGCTACAAAAATCAATACATTTTTATCCTGTAAGCGGAAATTTTATTACGCCTATTTAAAAAAGCTTCAATCACCTGAGAATACAAACGCGAATATCGGAGAGATAATCCATAATTTACTCAAACAAAGCTATACAAAATTTGAGGGTAAAATTCCTCAAATAGAGCTCATCAAACAAGAAGTTACAGATCAAATAGAATGTATGGCAGGCATTTCTGCGATGGATCGAATAAAATTGCAACTTGCTATTAAAGAGCTTGATGCATTTTGGAAAAACGAAATCGAGCGTGTAGAAACCGGCATTGCAGTTTTGGGTTGTGAGAAAGATTTTGAAACTAAGATAGGGAAGTTTGTTTTCAGTGGTCGTATTGATAGAATCGATACTTTTTCAAATAAGATTTTTTTGATTGATTATAAATTTAAATCTGAACTTAAAGTTGATACGGAAGAAGACCTAGAAGAAAGTTGTGATTTTCAACTGCCTGTTTATTTATATGGGGCAAAAGCGTTAGGATATGATGGAGAGATTGAGGGGTATTTTTACGATCTTAAAAAGGGTGAGTTTAGAAAAGAGGAAGTATTGGAGCAGAAAGCGAAGATTTTGGAAAGAAAATTAAAAATTTTTGATGATGAAATTGATTTTGAAATGACCCAAGAAAAAAAGAATTGCAAATATTGTTGTTTTGTAGATATTTGCGGGATTGATATTTAG
- a CDS encoding aspartate carbamoyltransferase catalytic subunit, translating to MRHLIQTTDLDTDEINEILKKANAYLKEEATHTLKGKMAVTIFFENSTRTLSSFEIALKKLGASVVRLDVSKSSTAKGESISDTAANLNAMKPNAIIIRHKNAGAGEHLAKYVSCPIINGGDGAHAHPTQALLDLLTLKNHFKNNLKGKKIAIIGDIKNSRVANSNIELLKRYGMEIILVAPPHFLPQTRLKTTSNLRSIINEVNAIMSLRTQTERHDTQTYGSLKDYAYDFCITKELIKDKDIIILHPGPVHRNVDIEDEILKDPRCKVLEQVTNGVAVRMAVMEHFLL from the coding sequence ATGCGGCATCTGATACAAACAACTGATCTGGACACTGATGAAATTAATGAAATTTTAAAAAAAGCCAACGCTTATTTAAAAGAAGAAGCAACCCATACACTCAAAGGAAAAATGGCTGTCACGATATTTTTTGAAAATTCAACGCGAACCTTAAGCAGTTTTGAAATTGCTCTAAAAAAACTTGGTGCAAGCGTTGTAAGACTCGATGTAAGCAAAAGTTCCACCGCCAAAGGAGAATCCATATCAGACACAGCCGCAAATCTCAATGCTATGAAACCCAATGCAATCATCATTCGACATAAGAACGCTGGAGCAGGCGAACATTTAGCAAAATACGTTTCTTGCCCCATCATTAACGGAGGAGATGGCGCACACGCCCATCCTACACAAGCTTTGCTTGATTTGCTAACATTAAAAAATCATTTTAAAAACAATCTTAAGGGTAAAAAAATAGCCATTATAGGGGATATAAAAAATTCAAGAGTTGCCAATAGTAATATTGAGCTTTTGAAACGCTATGGGATGGAAATTATCTTAGTAGCCCCACCGCACTTCTTACCTCAAACCCGTTTAAAAACAACTTCCAATCTGCGCTCTATCATCAATGAAGTCAATGCTATTATGAGCCTTAGAACCCAAACCGAAAGACACGATACTCAAACATACGGCTCACTCAAAGATTACGCTTATGATTTTTGCATTACAAAAGAACTCATAAAAGACAAAGATATCATTATCCTACACCCCGGACCCGTCCATAGAAACGTCGATATTGAAGATGAAATACTCAAAGATCCAAGATGTAAAGTATTAGAACAGGTTACAAACGGTGTTGCCGTAAGGATGGCTGTAATGGAGCATTTTTTGTTATAA
- a CDS encoding spermidine synthase, which translates to MWITRQISPNFRQEYTIDTKILDARSSEHILEIFKSIDFDQIAIIDEYYIMLRKYLYIESELYAHLPACSHPNPKNALILGGFNLEIAFELLKHQELYVDFVQSDEKILDSLISFLPNFSSLGVNPRFKRFSRAIDLDVKKYDLVICLHQPDKHEIDGIQRILSKEGILIFFTKHPLLEFDGFKESILEAGQFFDIVMPFFAPLSVLTDRGFVFASKKYHPLADMLLQKVDMLENLKYYNADIHQSAFALSNTLMHKLKGILKN; encoded by the coding sequence ATGTGGATTACACGACAGATAAGCCCAAATTTTCGTCAAGAATATACCATTGACACTAAAATACTTGATGCTAGAAGTTCTGAACATATACTAGAAATTTTTAAAAGTATTGATTTTGATCAAATAGCTATTATTGATGAATATTACATTATGTTAAGAAAATATCTTTATATTGAGAGCGAACTTTATGCTCATTTGCCGGCGTGTTCTCATCCCAATCCAAAAAATGCGCTAATATTGGGGGGATTTAACTTAGAAATTGCTTTTGAACTTTTAAAACATCAGGAATTGTATGTTGATTTTGTTCAAAGTGATGAAAAGATTTTAGATTCCTTGATTAGTTTTTTACCGAATTTTTCTTCATTGGGTGTAAATCCCCGATTTAAAAGATTCTCAAGGGCAATTGATCTAGATGTGAAAAAATATGATTTGGTTATTTGTTTGCATCAGCCTGATAAACATGAAATTGATGGGATACAAAGAATACTTTCTAAAGAGGGAATATTGATTTTTTTTACCAAGCATCCTTTGCTTGAGTTTGATGGATTTAAAGAAAGTATTTTAGAGGCAGGGCAGTTTTTTGATATTGTAATGCCATTTTTTGCTCCTTTGTCTGTTCTAACGGATAGAGGCTTTGTTTTTGCTTCAAAAAAATATCATCCTTTGGCAGATATGTTGTTGCAAAAAGTTGATATGCTTGAAAATCTTAAATATTATAATGCCGATATCCATCAAAGTGCTTTTGCTTTGTCCAATACTTTGATGCATAAACTCAAAGGCATTTTGAAAAATTGA
- a CDS encoding TlyA family RNA methyltransferase: MRLDNYLAKNGYCKSREKAKSLILEGKVSVNNRYILKPSFEIDLKSNELIVLNTERLFVGRAGEKLLNYIEKIGIVCEGRYVLDVGSSTGGFAQVLLSKGAAEVTCVDVGSDQLDMELRKDPRIKLFERCDIRNFSSLKKFDLIVCDVSFISLSKILDSLISLSDQYILLFKPQFEVGKKIKRNKKGVILDKEAVASRMQEFSLELNTKGLKIYDIQKSSLRGKEGNEEFFFHIRKS; this comes from the coding sequence ATGAGACTAGATAATTATTTAGCAAAAAATGGATATTGCAAAAGCAGAGAAAAAGCTAAATCGTTGATTCTTGAGGGTAAGGTGAGTGTCAATAATCGCTACATTTTAAAACCATCTTTTGAGATTGATTTAAAGTCAAATGAGTTGATTGTCTTAAATACCGAAAGGCTTTTTGTTGGCAGAGCCGGAGAAAAACTTTTGAACTATATCGAAAAAATTGGTATTGTATGCGAAGGTAGGTATGTTTTGGATGTTGGATCAAGTACGGGTGGGTTTGCACAAGTTCTCTTGAGCAAAGGAGCTGCGGAAGTGACTTGTGTAGATGTTGGAAGCGATCAGCTCGATATGGAATTAAGAAAAGATCCTAGAATAAAGCTTTTTGAACGATGTGATATTAGAAATTTTTCTAGCTTAAAAAAATTTGATTTGATTGTATGTGATGTGAGTTTTATTTCTTTGAGCAAAATTTTAGATTCTTTGATTTCTTTGAGCGATCAATATATTTTGCTGTTTAAGCCTCAATTTGAAGTGGGTAAAAAAATAAAGAGGAATAAAAAAGGTGTCATTTTAGATAAAGAAGCCGTTGCGTCTAGAATGCAAGAATTTTCGCTCGAGCTTAATACTAAGGGGCTCAAGATTTACGATATTCAAAAATCATCATTGAGAGGAAAGGAAGGGAATGAAGAGTTTTTTTTCCATATCAGAAAATCTTAA
- a CDS encoding DNA translocase FtsK: MKKLYLFVIFSAILIFLSIATIFGDSGLVGNFGVIFANANIEFFGYTAYFYLLFLIYPAYLLYKNIDFDQRRIELILAGVLGFVTLLILQAVILKKGVIGKAILDFLYPFIGLFGICVLIFIMFFLSYMIFFPKNFIYLLGNFKKYRVKLFSYVKNLFKDSSSFSNIKRFFLKDQITEPFKPIIREDLPKNPENKDTQIIFNENKIKISYNVVSDKDNEEKKYASMVRLVGENEKGEVREVNVERVLNRNKKFFEELRANHFNDSTSNLKPEAILDNISKDFVLQSDENQILSHLKKPLKENISDIKTSIDEKESETILLESMLDNMQQDDNFSDQKEQEENLNFSTENEKLEILVSEKTFQSVLPKQKPLIVKELAENKQLLEELDFGEVEKPKDYRLPSTQLLQMPKAQSLHIDENEIDKKIQDLLSKLKMFKIDGDIARTYSGPIVTTFEFRPAPNVKVSRILTLGDDLAMALCAQSIRIQAPIPGKDVVGIEIPNAKTETIYLREILESDLFKNSTSPLTLALGKDIVGNSFITDLKKLPHLLIAGTTGSGKSVGVNAMILSLLFRNSPDNLKLIMIDPKMVEFSMYADIPHLLTPIITSPKKAISALASAVKEMERRYKIMSECKTKNIDKYNPKAKLEGLEVFPFLVIIIDELADLMMTGGKEAEFPIARIAQMGRAAGLHLIVATQRPSVDVVTGLIKTNLPSRISFKVGSKIDSRVVLDVEGAQSLLGRGDMLFTPPGIGGVVRLHAPWASEEEIEEIVEFIKSQREVVYDKDFLLDEAEVPLPASPSEGGEIIDEAKRIILQDKKTSISYLQRRLGVGYNKAASIIEELQNQGFLSEPNTKGVREIIGR, translated from the coding sequence ATTAAAAAATTATACCTATTTGTAATTTTTTCTGCAATACTCATCTTTTTATCTATCGCTACAATATTCGGAGATAGTGGTCTTGTAGGTAATTTTGGAGTTATTTTTGCAAATGCAAATATAGAATTTTTTGGCTATACAGCTTATTTTTACTTATTGTTCTTGATTTATCCTGCTTATCTTTTGTACAAAAATATTGATTTTGATCAGAGACGGATTGAGTTGATTTTGGCAGGTGTTTTGGGATTTGTAACTCTATTGATTTTACAGGCTGTAATTTTGAAAAAAGGAGTAATTGGGAAAGCGATTTTAGATTTTTTGTATCCTTTTATCGGTCTTTTTGGAATTTGTGTGTTAATTTTTATTATGTTTTTTTTGTCTTATATGATTTTTTTTCCAAAAAACTTTATTTATTTATTGGGTAATTTTAAAAAATATCGTGTGAAATTGTTTTCTTATGTTAAAAATTTATTCAAAGATTCTTCATCTTTCTCAAATATAAAAAGATTTTTTCTGAAAGATCAGATTACAGAACCTTTCAAGCCGATTATTCGGGAAGATTTGCCAAAGAATCCTGAAAACAAAGATACACAAATCATTTTTAATGAAAATAAGATCAAAATTAGCTATAACGTAGTATCTGATAAAGACAATGAGGAAAAGAAATATGCAAGTATGGTGAGGCTTGTGGGAGAAAATGAAAAAGGAGAGGTTAGGGAAGTCAATGTGGAAAGGGTTTTGAATCGTAATAAGAAATTTTTTGAGGAGTTGCGTGCCAACCATTTTAATGATTCGACTTCGAATTTAAAGCCTGAAGCTATTCTAGACAACATTTCCAAAGACTTCGTTTTGCAATCTGATGAAAATCAGATTCTTTCTCATCTAAAAAAACCCCTAAAAGAAAATATATCTGATATAAAAACAAGTATTGATGAAAAAGAATCTGAAACTATTCTCCTAGAATCAATGCTTGATAATATGCAACAAGATGATAATTTTTCTGATCAAAAAGAACAAGAAGAAAATTTAAATTTTTCTACAGAGAATGAGAAATTGGAGATTCTGGTTTCTGAAAAAACATTCCAGTCAGTTTTGCCCAAACAAAAACCTTTAATCGTAAAAGAATTGGCAGAGAATAAGCAACTTCTTGAAGAGCTTGATTTTGGAGAGGTGGAAAAACCAAAAGATTACCGACTTCCAAGCACACAATTACTTCAAATGCCCAAAGCCCAATCTTTGCATATAGATGAGAATGAGATCGATAAGAAAATTCAAGATCTTCTCTCTAAGCTAAAAATGTTTAAAATAGATGGAGACATTGCCAGAACTTATTCAGGACCGATTGTAACGACTTTTGAATTTCGTCCTGCACCCAATGTAAAAGTAAGTAGAATTTTGACTTTGGGAGATGATTTGGCTATGGCATTGTGCGCCCAATCGATTCGCATTCAAGCCCCCATACCAGGAAAAGATGTGGTGGGCATTGAAATTCCCAATGCCAAAACAGAGACAATTTATCTTCGCGAAATTTTAGAAAGCGATCTGTTTAAAAATTCCACTTCCCCATTAACTTTGGCACTTGGAAAAGATATTGTTGGGAATTCTTTTATTACCGATCTTAAAAAATTACCTCATCTATTAATTGCAGGAACGACAGGAAGTGGGAAAAGTGTGGGTGTGAATGCGATGATTTTGTCTTTGCTTTTTAGGAATTCTCCAGATAACCTTAAGCTTATTATGATTGATCCTAAGATGGTGGAATTTAGTATGTATGCAGATATTCCTCATCTTCTCACTCCTATCATTACCAGTCCAAAAAAGGCAATTTCAGCCTTAGCGAGTGCGGTTAAAGAAATGGAGAGGCGTTATAAGATTATGAGTGAATGCAAAACGAAAAATATCGATAAATACAATCCAAAAGCTAAGCTTGAGGGGCTTGAAGTTTTTCCATTTTTAGTGATTATTATTGATGAGTTAGCTGATTTAATGATGACAGGAGGAAAAGAAGCTGAATTTCCTATAGCCAGAATTGCCCAAATGGGAAGGGCAGCAGGTTTGCATTTGATTGTAGCTACACAACGTCCAAGCGTAGATGTTGTGACTGGTTTGATTAAAACCAATCTTCCCTCAAGAATTAGTTTTAAAGTTGGTTCTAAGATAGACTCAAGGGTTGTTTTGGATGTCGAAGGTGCGCAAAGTTTGCTTGGAAGAGGGGATATGCTTTTTACTCCTCCAGGAATAGGAGGGGTGGTAAGATTACACGCTCCGTGGGCTTCTGAGGAAGAGATAGAGGAAATTGTAGAATTTATTAAATCCCAAAGAGAAGTTGTATATGACAAGGATTTTTTGCTTGATGAAGCTGAAGTTCCTCTGCCTGCTTCACCTTCTGAGGGCGGAGAAATTATCGATGAAGCAAAACGCATTATTTTGCAAGATAAAAAAACCTCTATCAGTTATTTGCAAAGAAGGCTTGGGGTTGGTTATAACAAAGCTGCTTCAATTATTGAAGAATTGCAAAATCAAGGCTTTCTTTCTGAACCCAATACAAAAGGAGTAAGGGAAATCATAGGCAGATAA
- a CDS encoding bifunctional riboflavin kinase/FAD synthetase, giving the protein MKSFFSISENLKITSVAIGKFDGVHLAHRKLFDLLDTNGCTLVIDKAGSECITPLEIRQKLIPCPAYLLPFKEIHSWDGKEFIHFLCQKLPHLKRIVVGYDFRFGKNKNYGADDLKSLFKGEVVIVPEIKIEGIPLHSSIIRELIGFGDIFLANKLLGRNYELFGKVVSGQNLGSKELYPTINIKTRLFVLPGNGVYASLTRIQSKVFPSVSFVGNRLSTDRNFSIESHLLDKEIVLDQKSIRIEFVQKIRDNKHFQSLPELKTQIGADIQNAKQILRCL; this is encoded by the coding sequence ATGAAGAGTTTTTTTTCCATATCAGAAAATCTTAAAATCACTAGTGTGGCAATAGGGAAATTTGATGGGGTGCATTTAGCCCATCGGAAGCTTTTTGACCTTTTGGATACAAATGGTTGTACTCTTGTGATTGATAAAGCTGGGAGTGAGTGTATCACGCCCTTGGAAATTCGTCAAAAACTGATTCCTTGTCCTGCTTATCTCCTCCCATTCAAAGAAATTCATTCTTGGGATGGTAAGGAATTTATCCATTTTTTGTGCCAAAAATTACCACATTTAAAAAGAATTGTCGTGGGCTATGATTTTCGATTTGGTAAAAATAAAAATTATGGTGCTGATGATCTGAAAAGCCTTTTTAAGGGTGAAGTTGTGATTGTTCCTGAAATTAAAATTGAGGGCATTCCTTTACATTCAAGCATCATTAGGGAATTGATCGGATTTGGAGACATTTTTTTGGCAAATAAACTTTTGGGGCGCAATTATGAACTTTTTGGTAAGGTCGTATCCGGACAGAATTTAGGTTCTAAGGAGCTTTACCCGACTATTAATATAAAAACGCGCTTATTTGTATTGCCTGGAAATGGTGTATATGCAAGTTTAACGCGTATTCAATCGAAGGTTTTTCCTTCTGTATCTTTTGTAGGGAATCGCTTGAGTACTGATAGAAATTTTTCGATTGAGAGTCATTTGCTCGATAAAGAAATTGTTTTGGATCAAAAAAGCATTCGTATTGAGTTTGTTCAAAAGATCAGAGACAATAAACATTTTCAATCTCTTCCTGAGCTTAAAACTCAAATTGGTGCAGATATTCAAAATGCCAAACAAATCTTAAGGTGTTTATAG
- the tkt gene encoding transketolase — protein MRSIQIQPNDFPMLEKMANTLRFLCADMVQSANSGHPGAPMGLADIAVILGFYLHINPANPKWLNRDRLVFSGGHASALVYALLHLWGFDVSLDDLKNFRKLGSKTPGHPEFGHTDGVEITTGPLGQGLGNAVGFAMAAKYAQNILSTEVIDHKVYCLCGDGDLQEGISYESASLAGHHSLNNLIVIYDSNAITIEGDTSLSMSEDITSRFEAQHWRVLKCDGHDFISINNALSEANISSMPTLIIAKTTIGKRAIGLEGSHKSHGAPLGASIIADSKKALGFDENQSFFIPEDVALRFKNIKESGELFEKLWQDKLDQRPEIKGKIFNMQNPNFNSISYPVFKEGEMMATRVSNGKILNAISKSFAEFIGGSADLAPSNNTHLEGEGDFPNGKNLHFGIREHSMGAISNGIANYGLFLPFCATFFVFSDYMSGSIRVSAIMKAKVFYIFTHDSIGVGEDGATHQPIEQLSHFRAMPNLCVFRPADANENIACWKVALNIQSPSMFVLSRQNLPILKSACVEDVNKGGYLLKDTKAGLKTEITLVASGSEVTLALQSAQILELEGIGTKVISVPCFDLLIRQESAYLKSLFKDGKVLAIEAARGIEWYRFADDVVCMEDFGSSGNGSVLFKYYGFEPENIVKRAKILIEA, from the coding sequence ATGCGCTCCATACAAATACAACCGAATGATTTTCCTATGCTTGAAAAAATGGCCAATACGCTCCGATTTCTTTGTGCAGATATGGTTCAAAGTGCCAATAGTGGGCATCCAGGTGCCCCTATGGGGTTGGCTGATATTGCTGTTATACTGGGGTTTTATTTGCATATTAATCCTGCAAATCCTAAATGGCTCAATCGGGATCGTTTGGTATTTAGTGGTGGGCATGCGAGTGCCTTAGTTTATGCTTTGCTACATTTATGGGGTTTTGATGTGAGTTTAGATGATTTGAAAAACTTCAGAAAATTGGGTTCAAAAACCCCCGGTCATCCTGAATTTGGACATACAGATGGCGTAGAGATTACAACTGGTCCATTGGGTCAAGGCTTGGGGAATGCGGTGGGATTTGCGATGGCAGCTAAATATGCTCAAAATATTTTGAGTACAGAGGTTATTGATCATAAAGTCTATTGTCTATGTGGGGATGGAGATTTGCAGGAAGGGATTAGCTATGAAAGCGCTTCTTTAGCCGGACATCATAGTTTGAATAATTTGATCGTGATTTATGATAGCAATGCCATTACTATTGAAGGGGATACGTCTTTATCGATGAGTGAAGACATCACTTCAAGGTTTGAAGCGCAACATTGGCGTGTTTTGAAATGTGATGGGCACGATTTTATATCTATAAACAATGCTCTTTCTGAAGCAAATATTTCATCTATGCCCACTCTTATCATCGCTAAAACAACCATAGGTAAGCGTGCAATCGGGCTTGAGGGAAGCCATAAAAGCCACGGAGCACCCTTGGGTGCAAGTATTATTGCAGACTCTAAAAAGGCGCTGGGCTTCGATGAAAATCAAAGCTTTTTTATCCCTGAAGATGTTGCTTTGAGATTCAAAAACATCAAAGAAAGTGGCGAGCTTTTTGAGAAGCTTTGGCAGGATAAGCTCGATCAAAGACCTGAAATTAAAGGAAAGATTTTTAATATGCAAAACCCTAATTTTAACAGCATTTCTTATCCTGTTTTTAAAGAGGGGGAAATGATGGCTACTCGGGTAAGTAATGGGAAGATTTTAAATGCCATTTCTAAGAGCTTTGCTGAATTTATCGGTGGGAGTGCAGATTTAGCCCCTTCAAACAATACACATTTAGAAGGCGAAGGTGATTTTCCTAACGGGAAAAATTTGCATTTTGGAATCAGAGAGCATTCTATGGGGGCCATTAGCAACGGAATTGCCAACTATGGTTTATTTTTGCCGTTTTGTGCCACTTTTTTTGTTTTCAGCGATTATATGAGCGGGAGCATTCGGGTAAGTGCGATTATGAAAGCAAAAGTATTTTATATTTTTACTCACGACAGCATAGGTGTAGGAGAAGATGGAGCTACTCATCAGCCCATTGAACAGCTGAGTCACTTTAGAGCGATGCCAAATCTTTGTGTGTTCAGACCTGCAGATGCCAATGAAAATATTGCTTGCTGGAAAGTGGCCTTAAATATCCAATCTCCATCTATGTTTGTGTTATCGCGTCAAAATCTTCCCATTTTAAAATCCGCTTGTGTCGAAGATGTCAATAAAGGAGGCTATTTGCTCAAAGATACTAAAGCGGGCTTAAAAACTGAAATTACGCTTGTTGCAAGTGGAAGTGAAGTAACTTTGGCATTGCAGAGCGCCCAAATTCTAGAACTTGAGGGAATTGGCACAAAAGTTATTAGCGTGCCGTGTTTTGATTTGCTCATCAGACAGGAGTCGGCGTATTTAAAATCTTTGTTTAAAGATGGCAAAGTGCTTGCTATAGAAGCTGCAAGGGGGATTGAATGGTATCGATTTGCCGATGATGTAGTTTGTATGGAGGATTTTGGAAGTTCAGGAAATGGATCTGTGCTTTTTAAATATTATGGTTTTGAACCTGAAAATATTGTCAAAAGAGCCAAAATTTTGATTGAAGCTTGA
- the coaE gene encoding dephospho-CoA kinase (Dephospho-CoA kinase (CoaE) performs the final step in coenzyme A biosynthesis.): MGLKYAIALTGGIGSGKSTVASLFSLYGYSVVDTDKIAHQILEENQEAIQNIFSKKILNEYGKIDRKKLGKIIFSDQKARKLLEDLLHPQIREKVLKYAKELETHHKLYFLDIPLFFEVGGRKTYEVNKVLLVYAPLEIQITRVMDRDFLSREEALKRIQAQIDIEHKKLQSDDVIDNTKDLKALQKEVENFLHRLS; the protein is encoded by the coding sequence ATGGGCTTAAAATATGCTATCGCACTCACAGGTGGAATAGGATCGGGTAAAAGCACGGTTGCAAGCCTTTTTTCTCTATATGGCTATAGTGTCGTTGATACTGATAAAATAGCACATCAGATATTGGAAGAGAATCAGGAAGCCATTCAAAATATTTTTTCTAAAAAGATTTTGAATGAATATGGCAAGATAGATAGAAAGAAATTAGGAAAAATAATTTTTTCCGATCAAAAAGCTCGCAAACTTCTAGAAGATTTATTGCATCCCCAAATTCGTGAGAAAGTGCTTAAATATGCAAAAGAGCTTGAAACTCATCATAAATTATATTTTTTGGATATCCCTTTATTTTTTGAGGTAGGAGGTAGGAAAACTTATGAAGTCAATAAGGTATTGCTTGTTTATGCTCCTTTGGAGATACAAATCACAAGGGTTATGGATCGAGATTTTTTAAGCAGAGAAGAAGCTCTTAAAAGAATTCAAGCCCAAATAGATATTGAGCATAAAAAGCTTCAAAGCGATGATGTGATTGACAATACCAAAGATTTAAAAGCATTGCAAAAAGAAGTTGAAAATTTTCTCCATCGTCTCTCTTAG